TCATATCCAATTGTACCAGAAGTTGGAATCCCTTTGCCGGCAAGATTTAATCTTGTTTCATACAACTTATCTTTAGGAACTTGAATTGTTTTTCCGTTGTCTTCAATCTTATAAGGAACTTTTTGTGTGTTTAAAAACTCAATTACTTTTGAAGCATCATCAGAAGTAAGATCTGAATAAAGAGGTGAGTACGTTGGTTCATTAAGAAAAGTTAAAAGTACTATTAAAAGTATTGTTGTTAAAACTGCTGATCCGCCAATTAGCACTTTCTGTTGTAGTGAAAGTTGATTCAGCAGCGACATTACTGCATCAGTAGGTTTTTTACTCATAGTGGTTATACAGACATTCTGGTTAATTCACGATACATATCAACTGTTTTGTTTCTTATTTCCATCAACAGTTCTAAACTTGTTTTAGCTTTTTCTCCGGCAATCATTACATCGTGTATCTCAATTGAATCACCGTTAATAAAACTTTGTGCTGATTTTGAAGCATCAATTTGAGCCTTGTTTACATCACCAATAAAATCGGTTAATAAATTTCCAAACTCTGCGCCCGGAGCCTTTTTTAAATCTTGCTTAATTAATAATGAAGGCAGATTACCGCTAATTGATTCTATTGCCATTTTATCCTCTCCTATCGATGTTTGTTCCTACAGAAATACCGTTCATTCTACCTGATTTTTCATAATAGTAATATTCCATAATTTCATTTTGCTTTGCCGGATACATTTCTGCAAAAAACTTTTTCTCATCCGGATTTATATTTTCGCTCAATTCCATTGCGGCATTATTAAGATTTGCTTTACTGCTTTTGGCATTATTTAATCCATAAGCCGAATAGTTTCCAATTGAGTTCAAGTTAACAGCCATAGTTTATCTCCTATATCTCCAATGAATCTTTTGCCATTTGTTTTGATGAATTGAATGCAGTAAGATTTGCTTCGTAACTTCTAGTAGCCGCAATCATATCAATCATTTCAGTAATTGTATTGATGTTTGAAAGTTGAACATAACCATCTTGATTAGCATCCGGATGTTCAGGCATATAAACAATATCGCCCTGTGTGGAGTCATCTTTAATATCAAACTCTAATCCGTTCTTTTGTGGTGAATTAATTTCAAATGTTGATGGTGCGGTTATATGATTTGAGTTAGTTGAAGAAAGTTTTATCGTACTTTTCATATCATTAAAAGTATCGTTGAACGGTATATCATTCTGTTTAACAGTTAAAATTTTTCTATTGATTGGTTTACCGTCTTCAGTTCTAACAGTATTTCCATTAGCAAGATTTTCAGCGATAAGATTCATCTTCTTTCGCTGGATACTTAAGCCTTTGCCGCTTATTCCAAATCCTAAAAAGTTATCACCGATTTTCAAAATTTACCTCCGCCTTTAATTACGTTTTGTAATCCTCTGTAATAATCCCCAATTTTTCTGGATGCAAATCTGAACTGAATTGAGTTTGCAGCGAGTTCAGACATTTCTCGATCGATATCAACATTATTAATTCCAGACACATTATCTAAAGAATTATCTTTTGAAATTTCAAATTTAGGTTTGCTGTTTTGATTCAGCCTTAAGTGTTTTGGATTTGTAGCTCTCATTTGTCCCATATTTTCGGAAAGGATGGATTTAAAATCCACATCTTGTCTTTTGTAATTTTCAGTTCCGATGTTTGCAATGTTTTTACTGATTACTTTGTTCTTGGTTGAACAATAATCAATAAATTTCTCTAACGATTTTATACCCGATGATTGCATATTCTTTAGCTTTTTTGAAACCGAAAAGACAAGAATAGTACCAGTGAAAAACAAGCAGAATTGAGTTTATTTGAAGAAAATTGAAAGGTAATTGGCTAAAAGTAAACAGTTGTCAGTTATTACTCAGAGTAGTCTAATGTTAACGATTTTGTTTGTCCGCAAGAACAAATAAATTTTATTTCTTTGATATTGTCTTCAGCATCTTTAGTTAATACAATTTTAATTCCTTCGGCATGATCTTCTTCAAAACAAATTTTTGAACTGCCGGAAACTTGAACATCCTCAGCCTTTATTAAGCTGGATTTTCTTGAACCATTTTTACAAGTAACTGAGTTAAATATCGCTTCTTCCATTAAATCGTTCATATTGCACAAGCCTTATTTATTGCGTTTGCTATACTTTCAAGCGGTAAAATTAAATCAGCATAACCCGCATCCACAACAGCTTTGGGCATACCGTAAACCACACAAGAATCTTCATCCTGCGCGATTGAATAACCGCCTTTCATTTTTAATTCCTTAATTGCATCAGCGCCGTCTCTTCCCATTCCGGTCATTATAACCCCGAGCGCATATTTGCTATAAACTTTAATTACAGAGTTCATCATCACATCAACCGATGGGCGATGAAGCGTATCAGATGGTGTGTCTGAAATTGAAATCATTGAATGATTATTTCCTGTTTTATCAACTGTCATATGAAATCCACCTGGAGCAATGTAAACAACACCACCTCTAACTATTTCTCTGTCTTCGGCTTCTTTAACTTCAACTTCACTAAGTCCGTTTAATCTTTCTGCAAGCGATTTAGTAAATTTTGGCGGCATGTGCTGCACAACGAACATTGGTATCGATAGTTTTTTAGAAAGATTTGGAATAACTTTTTGAAGTGACATTGGTCCGCCAGTTGAAACACCAAGAGCAATTGCACGATAACCAATTTGCGGAATTGACTTGTTTGAGTGATCCTGCTTAGATGCTGCGGTTGCTGAAGCATTACGGTTAAAGTTAAGGTTTTGTATTCTCTGTAATCTTAAACTTAAAGATCTTTGACTTACAATAGCTTTTACTTTGGCTACAAGATCTTCTTTAATTTTTATAATGTTAACATTTACAAAAGAGAGTTCTTTCGGAATAAAATCAACGGCCCCATATTCTAAAGCTTTTAAAGTATCTTTAGCACCTTCAGTAGTAAGTGAACTTACCATAAGAACAGGTGTTGGATGTTCTTTCATTATTTTTTGAAGTGCGGTAAGTCCATCCATTCTCGGCATTTCAATATCCATCGTAACAATGTCAGGCATTTTGGATTTAACCATTTCAACACCCTCAATACCATCTCTTGCGGTTGCTACTACTTCAATTTCACCGGTGCTTTCAAGCATTATGGATAATGATTTTCTCATAAAAGCAGAATCATCAACTACAACAGCCTTTATTTTTCTTGCCATTTTATTTTTCAGCTATGTGAAGTAATTCGTTAACATCAACTATCATCACAACAGAACCATCGCCCATAATTGTGGAGCCCGCTATACCCTGTACTTTGCCAAAATAATTTCCGAGAGATTTGATAACAACTTCTTTCTGTCCGATTAAACTATCAACCTTAATGCCGTATCTTTTTTCTGCAATACCAACCACTACCACATACTGCCAAATTCTATTTTCATCTTTTTCTTCAAATCCAAAAAGTACTTCTTCAACCGAAACCAATGGGAGTATACTATCGCGCATTTTAATTACAGGTTTTTGATTTACAGAATAAATGTTTTCTCTATGTACTCTCAATACTTCTAACACAGTGTTTAATGGTATTACGATTGACTGATCTTTAACTTTTACAATCATTCCAGAAATTATAGCCAGTGTAAGTGGAAGCTTTATGATAATTTTAGTTCCAACTCCAACATTTGATTCTATATTGATTATTCCCCGCAGTTTTGTAACATTAGTTTTAACAACATCCATCCCAACACCGCGTCCAGAAATATTTGTAACAACTTCAGCCGTTGAAAATCCCGGAAGGAAAATTAGATTTAAAATTTCTTGTCTTGTTAATTCTTTTGCACGATCTGCAGAAATTAATCCTTTTTGAACAACTTTAGCTTTAATTACTTCAGGATCAATTCCTTTTCCATCATCTTCAATTGTAATGATAATGTTGTTGCCTTCGTGTTCAGCAGATAGTGTTAGTGTTCCTATTGGATTTTTACCATTTGCTTTTCGTGTTTCCGGGCTTTCAATTCCATGATCCACACTATTCCTTACAAGATGCACAAGTGGATCATTAATTTCTTCAATCAAAGTTTTATCTAATTCTGTTTCTTCACCTTTTATAACAATATCAATTTGCTTTTTTGCATCTCGGGAAAGATCACGTACAAGACGAGGAAACTTGTTAAACACTTTTCCAATTCTGATCATTCGTGTTTTCATTACAACCAGCTGTAGTTCGTTTGTCATCAAATCTATTTGTTTTGTTACATCAAAAAGATCACGTGAAAATTTTGTTCCTTCATTTTCAAGAGCAAACTCAGAGTTTACCTGTGCTAACCTGTTTCTGCCAAGCACTAATTCAGAAACAATATTTAACAGCTCATCCAATCGTTCAACATCAACACGAATTGAATTTTCAATTTTCTTAGACGTGTCTTGTTTTGATTTATCCGGACTAACAGATTTGATTTCAACTTGCTGTAACTCATGGTCATCATCATCATCAGACTCTTCAACATTTTTTTCAGTATTTAGTTCATCCAATACAACTTCGGTCGCAATTTCGTTAATTCCATTTTTTAATTCAGTTTTTGCTGATTTTTTTCTTGACTTTTTTGCTGATTTTTTCTTTACATCTGCAACACCGCCATTTTCAAGAACACTAATAAGATCAGTTAATTCTTTAATCGTATCATCAACGTCAATATCCTCATTCTGAAATTCTTCAATACTGTACAGAAGAGATTTCATTTTATCATAAGCCAAAAGTAATGCATCCATTATCGTTGCGTTTAAACTTACTTCAAGCTTACGCAGTTTGTTAAGAATATCTTCGCCTTTGTGTGTAACACCTGTAAGCTTATCAAGTCCAAGAAAACTTGATGTTCCTTTTATAGTATGAAAATGTCTGAATACACAGTTTAGCAATTCATTATCATCCGGTCTTTTTTCCATTTCAACCAGATCAACATCTAATTTTTCAAGAATCTCTTTTGTTTCAATTATAAAACTCTCAACGATTTCCTTCATATCCGGATCGATGAGCATCGGGTTTTGATTTGCTTTTGCCATATTAGTTAAACAATTTATCTATTTCTGCTTGAGATGCAGTTTCCATCTCTTTGTTAAAAATTGAATCAGCTTCTTGCTGCGGCAAAACTGATTTTGAATAACGCGCATTCGGATCAAATGATGCACCTTCGGGTATATTAAGAGAATCATGATCGTTGATCTTTGTATTATCAAAATCTTCAATCAATGAACCAAGTTTATCCTGCACAGATTCTATCAAATGATTAACTGTTGCCAATTGCTGTGATGTTATATCTTGAACTTGAAGTGATAGAGCAATACTGTTCGAATCATTTTTCATTTTTCCAACTTGAAGTAAAAGCTTACCGAGTTTCTCAGAACTGCTGTTTTTCTTAAGAAAATCCTTTATGAATAAATCAGCATCTTGCCTGTTTAGCATTGGAATCAAGCTTAAAAGAAAATCTTCTTTATCTGTTTCTTTTGCTAAAATATCCACCATAGTTTTTTCTATGTCAGTTAAATCATTATTAAGTGAATCAACAAGATCTAAAATTTCTGTTGTAGCCATCTCTGTGGCGCTTGTAACATTTTGAATTTGATTTTTTACTTTTGGAATTTTGGAAGTACTATCAGCAATAGATTTGTTTATGTTTTCTAATAGAGGAACTGTTTCCTTCATAAACTCGCCAAGACTCTGAATGATTGGGATGAGTTTTTCACCATATATAAATACTTTTTTTAAATCATTAAGTTTTGAAAAAAGCTGCGTCATATTTTCTGATTTAATCATTAGTTTGCTCCTACATTACTTGCAAGTATCTGATCAATTTTTTCTCTAAGTATCGCTGGTGTAAATGGTTTTACAACGTAGTTATTTACTTTTGCTTTTAGCGCTTCAATAATATCATCTTTAACACCTCTGGTGGTTACCATTAAAACCGGAATCTTTCCCATTTTTTCATCAGAGCGTATTGCTTTAATCAATTCAAGACCAGAAAGAACGGGCATGTTCCAATCTGTAATAACAAAATTTAGGGTATCATCGGCAGCAAGTTTTAGAAGTGCATCTTTGCCATCACAAGCCTCTGCAAAATCTTCATATCCAAGATTTTTTAAAGAGTTTGCGACTATTCGACGCATTGTTTGTGAATCATCTACAATTAAAAATTTTAAGCCCATGGTTTTCTTTCTAGTTTAAAAATTTTGATACTTCGTATAAAACTCTTTTTGAATCAAATGGTTTTAACAAATATGCATCTGCACCACATTGTATCCCTTTTTCAATATCCTCATTTGCAGATAGAGAAGAAAGTATGATAATGGGTATTTCCTGATAGTCCTCATTTGAACGAATAGCTCTAATTAATTCAAATCCGTCTATGTTAGGCATATTCAAATCTGTGATAACAAGATCAACCTGCTCGGATGGTAAAACCTCTAATGCCTGCATACCATCAGCAACTTGAATTATTTCATATCCTTTAACTTTTAAAGAGATCGATACAAATTTTCTTATTGTCGGTGAATCATCCGCAACAAGAATAACTTTCTTCATTTTCTAATTACTCCTTTTTATATCCAATGGTTTTAGGAAAACTTGTTAGCTTAAATGATTTTGATAAACCATGCAATGTTTCTGAATACCCGATAAACAAGTAACCACCTTTTAACAATGAATTATATAAATGGTTTATTACTTTTATTTTAGAAGTTTGATCAAAATAGATAAGAACATTTGCACAAAAGATTACATCAAAATTTATCATCGTTCTCATCTTAAGTCATCATAAAGATTAAGCAATTTAAAGTAAGCCATATCTTTTATTTTAGGATCAAGATCAAATGAAGCGTTGTTTGTTTTAAAATATTTCTTAAGATAATAAACTGGCGTGTTTCTAACTGAGTATTCTTTATACGATGCGCGTCTTGCAGTATCAACAACCGCGTTACTGATATCAGTACCAACAATTTCAAATTCTATATTTGGATATTTAGGCCGGATTAGATCATTAATCATCATAGCGATAGAATATGCTTCTTCTCCACTTGAAGATGCCGCACTCCAAATCTTTATTTTATTTTTTCCTAATTTTTCTTTTGATGTAATGATTTCGGGCAGAATAGTAGTAACAAGAGCATCAAGTTGCGGCTGGTTACGAAAGAAAAACGTTTCGTTAATTGTTATAGCTTCGTAAAGATATTTAACCTCAGCAGTGCCGGAAGGGTTAAACTTTACATAATCAAAATATTTTTCAAACGATTCAATTCCTAAATGAGTTATACGCTTCTGTAATCGGCTTTCGAGTAAATACTTTTTATTATCCTGGAAATAAATCCCTGTACTTTCGTAAATATACTTTCGCCAGGTTTCAAAAGATTTTATTGAAAGACTAACTTTTGTAGGAGTAAGTAACATCGCTGGCTGAGCTGTTGAAAATCCCCTTTGCGTATACTCTTGCATTTTTTTCTACTAGTTTGTTAAGTATTGTTTTCTCAATGACATTTCTTTAGCTTTTTCACTAACCATCTCTTCAGGATCATTAGTCAACTTATAAAGTGCTTCACTTATTATCGGATTATCCAGATCAGATAGCAAATCTAACAGACATATGCGATTCCAGAAATTTTCATCATTTATCATCGAATCAATAAATAAAAGTGCAGTTTGATAATCAATTATAAATAAAAGTTCTGCTGCTGATATGCGAACAACTTCATCAGAGTTTGTAAGACTCTTTGAAAGTGACTCTGTTAATCTTTGTTTTTCAATTTGGGATAGGTTGTGCATTTCATTAGGTTCTGAGTTGAGAATATTTTGTAACAAATCTAGAACAGCCGATAAATACTTATTCCCATTATCTATAACGGTATGAAGTTTTGGAAGAATGATTTTTTTATTTTCCATAAACTTTTCGTAAAGCACTTCATTTAAATCCAAATCCAAACCATAAATGTTCAGACAAGCATATAGAATCTCAGGATCATCAAAAATGGTAACTAAGTGTGCGGCTATTATTTGATAATTTGGTTCTGAATTAATTATTGTATCCAAAACACATTTTTTGATTTTTTCATCAAATGGAACTTCAAGATCGAATTTTACTTTAAGCTTATAGATAGCTTCTAAAAGCGGCCAAACTAATGCACCGCTTAACAGATCAACTTGCGAAAGTAGGAAATAAAAAGTGCTTTCATCTCCAATTTCACCCATGCTTTCAATCATATTAAACTTTAAAAAGTCATCTTCCGCTTCAAATTTTTCAGTAATAAATTTTAACGATTGTAGAGTTCTTATTTTTCCAACTGATTCAATCACAACAGGCTTTAAAACATCAGCTTTATCATAAAAATTAATAATATGTTCTACGCCTTTTTCGCTATAAATATTTCCTAAAGCTTCTATGCAAGCAACTATTACATTTTCATTCTGGTTAACAGTAAGAATGTGAATAATCAAATCTTCGGGGGATTTATCACCAATCAATCCAAGTATATCAACTAAAAATTTAATGTCGTCATCTACTTTAATTTCTGGTAAGCGTTTGCAAATAACATCAATAGAATCCGTACCTTTTTTTAATAGAATTTCACCAGCAAGATTTCTTACAGAAATTTCTGACGAACTGATAAAATCAAATATTTCATATGGTATAGATGGGTTATTATTTTGAATAAGAAAATTTGAAGCAGCATTTTTTACTGACTTATCATCTTCCAGGATAAGCCTGATTACTGCTTTAACAACATTCTTATCAACTTCTTCAAAAGTTAAATTAAAAAGTGCCTCAGTTTTTAAAGAAGGATCTTCAGAGTTGAGCATTTCTAAAACGTTTTGTTCGAAATTATTTTCTGTATTCATTTTGTTTTACGATTAGTTTGTTATTATCAAATTAACTTCTGCAATTTTTTCAATAATGATGCCGTTCAAATTCTATCGTTTTCTGCATTATATACAGATAATTGCAAAATTACTGTTGAATATTAGCCAACTGATATTGGCTGTGCAGAACAATCGCATTTAGTGAAATATCTCTTCACTATTAACATATTCATCCTCAAAGGTATTTTTATGTTCAATATTTTGATAGGAAGACTTATCAACCTTAAAATGAGATATTAATTTTTGAAGATTCTCTGTTAACTGATTCAGATCTTCTGCAGCGTGAGCAATTTGTCTAACTCCAGTAGCACTTTGCTGAGTAACATTTGTAATAAGTTCGATGTTTAGAGTAATCTGCTGAGATGCACTTGATTGTTCTTCACTTGCCGCAGCAACCTGTGTAACAATATCAACAACTTTTTCTGCACCAGTTATAATTTCGCTTAAAGAATTGCCGGCTTTTTCTGCAAGAAGTTTTCCGTTTTCAACCTCTTTTGTTCCCTGCTGCATCGATTTGACAGCGCCTTCAGTGTCTTTTTGGATATGTTTTATCATAATAGCAATTTCTTGTGTTGCTTTTGAAGTTCTTTCTGCAAGTTTTCTTACTTCATCAGCAACAACCGCAAAACCTCTGCCCTGTTCACCAGCACGAGCAGCTTCAATTGCCGCATTGAGTGCAAGTAGATTTGTTTGGTCTGCAATGTCATCTATCACCTGAACAATTTCACCAATTTCATTACTGCTCTTGCCAAGGTCCTGAACAGTAGCTGCACTTTTCTTTACAACATCCGAAATCCTTATCATACCTTCCATAGTTTCTCTAACCACTTTACCGCCTTCAACAGCAACGCTGCCAGCATTTTTACTTGCTTCTGCGGCGGATGTTGTGTTTTTAGTGGTTTCAAAAATTGTTTTTGTCATTTGTTCAATTGCACTTGCAACTTCAGAAGCTTGCGCACTTTGTTCATTTGCACCTGCTGCCATTTCTTCTGTACTGGAACTAATTTCTACAGCGGCTTTTGCAGCAGCTGAAACTGCGTTCGAAACTTCGTTTATAGTTTTTCCAAGTGAATTAGATACATAATTAATTGAATTCTTAATTCTTTCATGATCACCTGCATATTCTTTTGTAATTTTAACAGTAAAATCACCTGCTGCAACTTTTTCTAAAGTTTCAATCGCTTCTCCGATGGGTTCATAAACTGCATCAAGAGTATCATTCATTCCTTCAATGATTGTTTTATATCCGCCGCTAAAAACTTTTGTATTACCGCGAGCACCACTGTTGCCTTTTATGGATGCAGTAGTTAAAAATTTAATCTCTAATACAAGTTTGTTAAGATTATCAATCATTTTTTCAAAGCTTTTCGAAAGATGATCATTTTCGGATAATGTATTAATTTTCAGCTCAAGATCACCGGAGGCTATTTTTTCTGCTGCTTCTATTTTTTCTAATTGAGAATCTCTAAGTTTGTTTAACATTGCAGCCATCTGTCCAAATTCATCATTATTTTTGCAATGCATTTTTTCTTCAAAATTTCCTAATGAAAACTGTTGCAGCAATTTTTTAAACATTGCAATCGGTTTGGTAAGGGCAGGTATTAGTTTGAAGAAAGTAAATAAGAATGCTAATGACCCAATAATCATTCCAATTACAATCATTAAGATGGTTTTAGACATAATCGAGCTTACTTCAGATTCTAACCCGGCTTTGCGATTATTAATGGTTGACATTATATCAGACATCTCATTTTCAAACTTTTTTCTTAAATCTTCCCCAGATGTTGTAGCGATATAAGAAGCCATCTCAAAATCTTTCATAGCTGCAGCACTTAAAGTTCCATCAACAACGGATCCAAAATATTCATTAAATATTTTATTAAACTTTTCTGAATGTTCCTGGAAAATATCTGCTAAAGATGAATCTTTAATTGAAGCCATAACCTCAATAATTTTGGATTTGTGTTTATCAACGGCTTCAAAGTTTTTATCGAATTCATTCTCAAAACCAGGTATAGAAAATTTGAGCAGATAAAATTGTAAGCTTTGAAATTCACTTTGAACATCTGTTAAATGCTCTCTTGATACGATAATTTTTTTATTAAGCGTTTCATTTATTCTAGAAAATTGGAAAAAATGATAAAGATCATTTACAACCATTACTGTAGAAATAGCAGCAATTACAAAAAATGCTATTTGTATTTTAGTTTTAAATGAAAAGTTTTTTAGGTTCAACATAATTTACCCGACGTTTAATTATTTACTTTATCTTAAAAAGTACTGAAACCGTAGTTTTTACTTTTACTTGCTTTCCTTCGTGCTGACCAGGTTTGAATTTTGACGCATTTAGAACGCGAACAACTTCTTCATCGCAACCCGCACCAAGACCTTTAATAATCTTTACTTTATCTACATTGCCTTTTTCATCAACATAAGCCATTGCATAAACTTTACCTTCTATATTTGTTTGTTTGGCCATAGGCGGATATTTAATTTTTTTGGATAGTTCCGCCATTCCGCCGTCTAATTCGGGCATAGTGGTTGCAAACGCAAGATATTGTTCTTCATCTGATGGAGTGCTTTGTGAAAAACTAACTTTACTTAAAAGTAAAATCAATAATAAGGTGTACAAATAGCCAAGATATTTTTTAATTTTCATGATAATCCTATTTCAGTTAATCTTTTAATTTCCTCTACTATTATCGAAAATTGTTTGTATTTGTTAAGGAATAAGTGGGATATATCTGAGATTAATACTGATAGAATGGAATGAATTGATTCAAAAATGAACTACTGATGAAATTCACTATATTTTTAAGGTATTTTCTATCTAGTATAAGAACAAATAAACAACCCCATCGGGGGTTATAATTTTTAATAATATTAAGTTATTAATTTGACTAAAAGATTGAAGTCAGAAAAATTAAAGTGTTTCTAATATTCGCAACCTAATACTATAAATATTTTTCAATATCATGTGGGAACTAAGAATTAAAGTTTTTAACCTAAAACTTTATTAAGCAGGTCTTTCAGTTCTTTGGAAGTAAATGGTTTTGAAATGTAATGTGTAAATCCTTTGGCTAAAAACTCCTCTTTATCCGATTGAGCGGCATAGGCCGTGACAGCAACAATTGGAGTTGTTTTATAAATATCTATTTGTCTTATTTTTTGCATTAGTTCAACTCCATCCATTCCTTTGCCAAGATTTATATCCAGCATCAGAATATCATATTCTGTTGAGTTAATTTGTTCTAAAGCAGCTTTGGCACTAAATGCAGTTTTAACATCGTACAATGATTTTAATACAATAGAGATATAATTCAATGCAATAGTATCATCTTCAACATAAAGTATTTTGGATTTTTTGTTTTGGGGTTTCTTAGAGCTTGGTTTTATTGTATCAGAACTTATAATAATATGCTCATTTATTTTTAGATCAACTTCATTCATTGGAAGTTTGATAGTGAAAGAAGAACCAACATTTTCATCACTTTCAAGCGATATCTTTCCACCAAGCATTTCAACATATTTTTTTGTGATAGTTAGACCAAGTCCTGATCCTTCAAATGAGCGATTCAACCCTTCACTTGCCTGGCGGAACTCATACCACACAACACTTTGCTTATCTTTTGGAATTCCGATTCCTGTATCCTCAACTTTAATTATTAGATTTTTCTGATTGTCGATTAAATCTGTGTTTGCAATAAGTTTAATTGTTCCATTCTCTGTAAACTTAACAGCATTACTCACAAGATTATTCAAAATTTCTTCCAAGAGTCTTTGATCGGATTTAACAATAAGATTTTGATCTTCAGTTACGATGGTTATAATAGTGTTTTTAAGTTTTGCAGAACTAGAGTACAGTAACCCAGTGCTTTTAAGTAATTGGGTAACATTAAACTCTTTATAAATTAAATCAATTTTATCAAACTCTAATCTTGTAACATTTAATATTTTGTTTAACGTATCGGTTAATCTTTTAGAAGAT
Above is a genomic segment from Ignavibacteriales bacterium containing:
- a CDS encoding methyl-accepting chemotaxis protein → MLNLKNFSFKTKIQIAFFVIAAISTVMVVNDLYHFFQFSRINETLNKKIIVSREHLTDVQSEFQSLQFYLLKFSIPGFENEFDKNFEAVDKHKSKIIEVMASIKDSSLADIFQEHSEKFNKIFNEYFGSVVDGTLSAAAMKDFEMASYIATTSGEDLRKKFENEMSDIMSTINNRKAGLESEVSSIMSKTILMIVIGMIIGSLAFLFTFFKLIPALTKPIAMFKKLLQQFSLGNFEEKMHCKNNDEFGQMAAMLNKLRDSQLEKIEAAEKIASGDLELKINTLSENDHLSKSFEKMIDNLNKLVLEIKFLTTASIKGNSGARGNTKVFSGGYKTIIEGMNDTLDAVYEPIGEAIETLEKVAAGDFTVKITKEYAGDHERIKNSINYVSNSLGKTINEVSNAVSAAAKAAVEISSSTEEMAAGANEQSAQASEVASAIEQMTKTIFETTKNTTSAAEASKNAGSVAVEGGKVVRETMEGMIRISDVVKKSAATVQDLGKSSNEIGEIVQVIDDIADQTNLLALNAAIEAARAGEQGRGFAVVADEVRKLAERTSKATQEIAIMIKHIQKDTEGAVKSMQQGTKEVENGKLLAEKAGNSLSEIITGAEKVVDIVTQVAAASEEQSSASQQITLNIELITNVTQQSATGVRQIAHAAEDLNQLTENLQKLISHFKVDKSSYQNIEHKNTFEDEYVNSEEIFH
- a CDS encoding energy transducer TonB, which encodes MKIKKYLGYLYTLLLILLLSKVSFSQSTPSDEEQYLAFATTMPELDGGMAELSKKIKYPPMAKQTNIEGKVYAMAYVDEKGNVDKVKIIKGLGAGCDEEVVRVLNASKFKPGQHEGKQVKVKTTVSVLFKIK